From Leptospira inadai serovar Lyme str. 10, one genomic window encodes:
- the tnpB gene encoding IS66 family insertion sequence element accessory protein TnpB (TnpB, as the term is used for proteins encoded by IS66 family insertion elements, is considered an accessory protein, since TnpC, encoded by a neighboring gene, is a DDE family transposase.) — translation MIFRDPKSLRVYVRPGRTDMRKSWNGLSTIVKKEMSKDVYSEYLFLFCGKSRDRLKCLYWDGNGFCIWQKRLEKGKFPWPESEESALDLSWREVSWLLKGIDFRKEHRLMDVSGLR, via the coding sequence ATGATATTTCGAGATCCGAAGAGTCTGCGAGTATATGTCCGACCGGGAAGGACAGATATGAGGAAATCGTGGAACGGTTTGAGTACTATAGTGAAAAAAGAAATGTCGAAGGATGTGTATTCGGAATATCTGTTTTTGTTCTGTGGCAAGAGCCGAGATCGATTGAAATGTCTGTATTGGGACGGAAACGGCTTTTGCATATGGCAGAAGCGGCTCGAAAAGGGAAAGTTTCCGTGGCCTGAATCGGAGGAATCGGCGTTGGACTTAAGTTGGCGTGAAGTATCCTGGCTACTGAAGGGTATAGATTTTAGAAAAGAGCATCGATTAATGGATGTATCCGGCCTTCGATAA
- a CDS encoding methyl-accepting chemotaxis protein, with product MSIRTRVSVYVSLVLIAGFSLLTVINSISSYRNLRSEIERNSEVTAERWALEVKDMLDVGLGMIRGFRWPLIYSTPERSQVVSAIRGMLGRNKNWFGMWLIYEPNAFDGKDAQFRNTVGHDASGRFVPYVGRSKGVNVLDLEPSVNYDTNDEKAEYYNIPKRTNEMAVIDPYVYPVAGKDVWMISLVAPISLEANFYGVAGIDIALDQLQAFFKDIKPFRGQGYISLISPKGLYAAHSLHPELLGKQLPNSEELDLVLRTKEQAKRFSFESEDHLHYYLPFRLGRDTRHWVVKISIPMSIFWEDLSKVILESIVSSALILITVLIVLNVIFKRLITSGLLQAIGFSQEIAKGNLTVHSDYDRDDEIGKVLGAMAQMRDGLRKIVAEISSTAVKISKTSDEMNFSSSHFSDVAQTQASAAEESSAAVEELASSAENVGKSMERAVSNMKEIDGNVVLLREQIASINQEMQGLAGLATQSKEEASSGENAMSSSMRAMAGIRDSASRITEILSIITDISEKTNLLALNAAIEAARAGDAGKGFAVVAEEIGKLATKTSVSVQEIGNLVNSTNEAVANGNAKVGEASEVLKRLKVRVEEFDRTAKSVLVSVKTQENNTVEIRQSASSLMNFSMQIEEAVLEQKRATDEITKTILSISEGTQEIAAGADQVTGYSGEMRGQASHLSSLVGRFRTE from the coding sequence ATGAGTATTCGTACGAGAGTTTCCGTCTATGTCTCCTTGGTTTTGATCGCGGGTTTTTCCCTTTTAACCGTAATCAATTCGATTTCCTCCTATAGAAATCTTCGAAGTGAAATAGAGCGCAATTCCGAAGTCACTGCGGAACGCTGGGCATTGGAAGTAAAGGACATGCTTGACGTAGGTTTGGGGATGATCCGTGGATTTCGGTGGCCTTTGATCTATTCAACTCCGGAAAGAAGCCAGGTCGTCAGCGCGATTCGAGGAATGTTAGGACGGAATAAAAATTGGTTCGGAATGTGGCTGATTTACGAGCCCAACGCTTTTGACGGGAAAGATGCGCAATTTCGAAACACCGTCGGCCATGATGCTAGCGGAAGATTCGTACCTTATGTCGGTCGATCAAAGGGTGTGAATGTCTTGGATTTGGAACCTAGCGTGAATTATGACACTAACGATGAAAAAGCAGAATATTATAATATTCCAAAAAGAACTAATGAGATGGCGGTGATCGATCCCTACGTTTATCCGGTTGCCGGCAAGGATGTCTGGATGATATCGCTTGTTGCTCCGATCAGCCTGGAAGCAAACTTCTACGGAGTAGCGGGCATCGATATCGCTTTGGACCAGCTTCAGGCTTTTTTTAAAGATATAAAGCCCTTCCGCGGACAAGGATATATTTCCTTAATTTCACCTAAGGGATTGTATGCGGCTCATAGTTTACATCCGGAGCTTCTGGGTAAACAACTTCCGAATTCGGAAGAATTGGATTTAGTCCTTCGGACAAAGGAACAAGCTAAGAGATTTTCTTTCGAATCCGAGGATCATTTACATTATTATCTTCCTTTCCGACTGGGAAGAGACACGAGACATTGGGTCGTAAAGATCAGTATTCCTATGTCGATTTTTTGGGAAGATTTAAGCAAAGTCATTTTGGAGAGCATAGTGAGTTCGGCTTTGATCCTGATCACCGTGTTGATAGTTTTAAACGTCATTTTTAAGAGATTGATCACTTCGGGGCTTTTGCAAGCGATCGGATTTTCCCAGGAGATTGCGAAGGGAAATCTTACGGTGCACTCCGATTACGATAGGGATGACGAGATCGGAAAAGTTTTAGGGGCAATGGCACAAATGAGGGACGGTCTTCGTAAAATAGTGGCGGAAATCAGTTCTACTGCGGTGAAAATCTCTAAGACTTCGGACGAGATGAATTTTTCCTCGAGTCATTTTTCGGACGTCGCACAAACTCAAGCTTCCGCAGCGGAAGAATCATCGGCAGCCGTCGAAGAGCTTGCCTCTTCCGCGGAGAACGTGGGAAAATCCATGGAAAGAGCGGTCTCTAATATGAAGGAGATCGACGGTAACGTGGTCCTGTTACGCGAACAGATCGCCAGTATTAATCAGGAAATGCAAGGATTGGCCGGTCTAGCGACGCAATCGAAGGAAGAAGCATCGAGTGGAGAAAACGCGATGAGCTCCTCCATGAGAGCGATGGCCGGGATCCGGGATTCTGCTTCACGCATTACGGAAATCTTATCGATTATCACGGATATTTCCGAAAAGACGAATCTCTTGGCTCTGAACGCCGCAATCGAAGCGGCTCGCGCTGGGGATGCGGGTAAGGGTTTTGCGGTCGTCGCGGAGGAGATCGGAAAGCTTGCGACCAAGACGTCGGTATCGGTGCAAGAAATAGGCAATTTAGTGAATTCGACCAACGAAGCGGTCGCGAACGGAAACGCTAAGGTGGGAGAAGCCTCCGAGGTCTTAAAACGCTTGAAAGTACGAGTCGAAGAGTTTGATCGGACGGCAAAGAGCGTTCTTGTTTCGGTAAAAACGCAAGAGAATAATACCGTCGAGATTCGGCAGAGTGCCTCCAGTCTGATGAATTTTAGCATGCAAATCGAAGAGGCAGTGCTCGAACAAAAAAGGGCAACCGACGAGATTACTAAAACGATTCTTAGTATTTCGGAAGGAACGCAGGAAATAGCGGCCGGTGCCGATCAAGTGACCGGATACTCCGGGGAGATGCGAGGACAGGCTTCGCACTTAAGCTCCTTAGTGGGCCGGTTTCGGACCGAATAA
- a CDS encoding carboxymuconolactone decarboxylase family protein, whose translation MNLRFDYAKAYPAALQAMLSLEEFTKSGGIDSNLRELIKIRASQINGCAFCLHMHTKDARSAGEEEKRIYLLNAWRESPYYTEKERAALEITEYVTKISQEGLPDRVYENARAYFDEKEFVALIMLINTINSWNRIAITTGKQAPVV comes from the coding sequence ATGAATCTTAGATTCGATTACGCAAAAGCGTATCCGGCTGCATTGCAAGCGATGTTGTCCTTGGAGGAATTCACTAAATCGGGAGGAATCGATTCCAATCTACGTGAACTGATTAAAATCCGGGCTTCGCAAATAAACGGCTGCGCATTTTGTCTTCACATGCATACCAAGGACGCTCGATCGGCCGGCGAGGAGGAAAAAAGAATCTATTTACTCAACGCTTGGAGGGAATCCCCTTACTATACCGAAAAGGAAAGAGCCGCTTTAGAGATTACGGAATACGTAACGAAAATTTCTCAAGAAGGATTGCCGGACCGCGTATACGAAAATGCAAGAGCCTATTTCGACGAAAAAGAATTCGTGGCCCTGATCATGTTAATAAACACGATAAATTCATGGAATCGGATCGCAATAACCACCGGAAAACAGGCGCCCGTCGTATAA
- the tnpC gene encoding IS66 family transposase, with the protein MSREELLAENEELKVLLHNIQKDNASLRSKISSLENLVLGYRKELYGSKSEKIDPSEILQGKLFNEIEESQNDSPGLYNGHADEKVEIHSHTRKKPGRKPIPDHIPREEIIHDIPESEKICNCGQELSRIGEETSEKLDIIPQKVFVVKHIRYKYACKHCNGDERNEAGSVIKTAPLPPQLLPQSIATPGLVAYLLTSKFVDHLPFYRMEKIFRRMGLELPRSTMCNWTKQVYEKCKPFVSILKQQLLEGSLIGIDETTLQVMKEPNRSNTTKSYMWLFRGGHPDKPVLLYLYRETRSAEFIPKFLNRYQGCIQTDAFSSYDSNFRNWKGVLHGGCFAHARRKFYSVWQSEEDRIAGYVILRLREVYAVEKEIRKQKLHSLCLFSKIQKIREEKSKPILDDLKTFLDSAYSQVLPKSPIGEAIRYTLNEWERLTIYLSHGEFYIDNNLVENGIRPFVIGRKNWLFSGSPDGAEASTFFFSIVQTAIANKKDPYAVLRTLFEGVPASHLTQDFESLFSKSMGWV; encoded by the coding sequence GTGTCTAGAGAGGAACTTTTAGCGGAAAACGAAGAGCTTAAAGTATTATTGCATAATATACAGAAAGATAATGCGTCTCTTCGTTCTAAGATTAGTTCTTTGGAGAATCTCGTTCTCGGCTATCGCAAAGAATTGTATGGAAGCAAATCGGAGAAGATAGACCCGAGCGAAATCCTACAGGGAAAATTGTTCAACGAAATAGAAGAATCACAAAACGATTCTCCCGGGTTATACAATGGACATGCGGACGAGAAAGTCGAAATCCATTCTCATACTCGCAAAAAACCTGGTAGAAAGCCGATCCCGGATCATATACCGAGAGAGGAAATCATTCATGATATCCCTGAATCGGAGAAGATCTGTAACTGCGGGCAAGAACTTAGCCGGATCGGAGAAGAGACATCCGAGAAGCTGGATATCATTCCTCAGAAGGTATTTGTTGTAAAACACATCCGATACAAATACGCATGCAAACATTGTAATGGAGACGAAAGAAACGAAGCGGGAAGCGTAATAAAGACGGCCCCTCTTCCTCCGCAGTTACTACCGCAAAGTATTGCAACGCCGGGGCTTGTAGCGTATCTCTTAACGAGTAAATTCGTAGATCATCTTCCATTTTACAGAATGGAGAAGATATTTCGTAGAATGGGTCTGGAATTGCCCCGTTCAACGATGTGCAATTGGACAAAACAAGTGTATGAGAAGTGCAAGCCATTCGTTTCTATTTTAAAACAACAGTTACTCGAAGGATCTTTGATCGGGATAGACGAAACTACGCTTCAAGTAATGAAAGAACCGAACAGATCCAATACGACTAAGTCGTATATGTGGCTGTTTCGAGGAGGTCATCCGGATAAACCGGTATTACTTTATCTTTATAGAGAAACAAGGTCTGCGGAGTTCATCCCGAAATTCTTGAATCGATACCAGGGTTGTATTCAGACCGACGCTTTTAGTAGCTATGATTCCAATTTTAGAAATTGGAAAGGAGTGCTTCATGGAGGATGCTTCGCGCACGCGAGAAGGAAATTTTACTCGGTCTGGCAGTCGGAAGAAGATCGTATTGCAGGCTATGTCATCTTAAGACTCAGGGAAGTCTACGCGGTCGAAAAAGAAATTCGAAAACAAAAACTTCACTCTCTATGTTTATTTTCAAAGATTCAAAAAATCAGGGAAGAAAAATCAAAACCTATTTTGGATGATTTAAAAACATTCTTAGACAGCGCCTATTCTCAAGTCCTTCCAAAGAGTCCGATCGGCGAGGCAATTCGTTATACCTTAAACGAATGGGAGCGATTGACGATTTATCTTTCTCATGGAGAATTTTATATCGATAACAATCTTGTCGAAAATGGAATTCGACCCTTCGTAATCGGACGAAAGAATTGGCTATTCTCAGGCAGCCCTGACGGAGCTGAGGCCAGCACTTTCTTTTTTTCTATCGTTCAAACCGCTATCGCTAACAAAAAAGATCCCTATGCCGTCCTTCGTACTCTTTTCGAAGGGGTGCCTGCCTCCCATTTAACACAAGATTTTGAAAGTCTTTTTTCAAAATCGATGGGATGGGTTTAA
- the tnpA gene encoding IS66 family insertion sequence element accessory protein TnpA, with amino-acid sequence MSKARKSREEYIAEYQESGLSQKAYCEESGISVSTLGYWLRHSKEKVKTAGSEKRLVPINLGSLEASKGVEIKISRSGEINITIQGK; translated from the coding sequence ATGAGCAAAGCAAGAAAGAGTCGGGAAGAATATATAGCAGAATATCAAGAAAGCGGCTTGAGCCAGAAGGCTTACTGCGAAGAGTCGGGAATCAGCGTAAGCACGTTAGGTTATTGGCTTCGTCATAGCAAAGAGAAAGTGAAAACGGCAGGCTCTGAGAAAAGGCTCGTGCCAATAAACTTAGGAAGTTTAGAGGCGAGTAAAGGTGTGGAAATAAAAATAAGCCGGAGTGGAGAAATAAACATAACGATACAAGGGAAATAG